The window TCCTGGTGACAATGAAACAGGTTACGGAATTAAAAAGTTTATGCCGGTGCCTTTTGAGAATGATTTGGCAACGAATGTAATAAGCGATCAGGATTGGGTGATTTTGCGTTACGCGGATGTGCTGCTAATGTATGCAGAGGCTAAGAATGAAGTAGATGGCCCTACAGCAGAAGTTTATGATGCGATCAATACGGTTCGAAGCAGACCCGATGTGTTGATGCCCGATTTACCTGACGGGTTGACTCAAACGGAAATGAGAACGCGTATCAGGAGGGAAAGACGTGTTGAGCTTGCCCTGGAAAACTGGAGATATTTTGATCTGAGAAGATGGGGAATAGCCAATACCGAGTTAAATGATGATATGCCTCTGACCAATGGTACAAGTTTTACCTTGGTTTATCAGCCTCATTATGAGTTTTGGCCTATACCGGAAAACGCTTTTAACAAGAATACGAACCTCAATCAAAATACAGGTTATTAGTTTGATTATAACTTATTTTAAGTTTTAGTCATACCCTGTTATAATTATTCACATAGATTAATTTGGTTGGTTATGGATTGTAGCCCGGAAGCATTTAATGATTTCTTTCCAGGGCTACAGTTTATAACAGAATATGATCATATATAGCAGCAATATGTTAATAAAGAAGACAATTGTTCAGTTGTTTGTTTTGTGCCTGATTGCTCAAAACACTCATGCTCAACTTCAAAAGTTTAACCATGACTATTCACAGACTCTGGTCATGAAGATGTTACTCTCTATTCCCGATGGGAAAGGAGGTACAAAAGTTTATTGCAACTTTTCACAAGCATTGGAACTTATAAAAAAAGCAGACCAGTTAACAATGCAGGTTCCTAAGATTATTTATCTGGTAGGATGGCAATACAATGGTCACGATGATAAGTATCCGGCCATGTTTGAAGTTAATGAAGCCTTAAAAAGACCTCAGGATACCAATGCAAGGGAGGGCTTGCTTTGGCTGATGAAAGAGGCACGTAAATACAATACAGCTGTGAGTCTGCATATTAATATGACAGATGCTTATGAAGATAGTCCATTATGGGAAACTTATGTTGAAAATGATCTTATATCAAAAAAAAGATCAGGTGATTTGTTAGTCATCGGGAATTACAATAATCGTAAAGCATATCAAATCAATTACAAACGGGAATGGGAATCAGGGTGGACTCAAAAAAGGATCGACAGTCTTTTAAAACTCCTTCCAGAATTAAAAAATAGCGGTACAATCCATGCGGATGCTTGGATAGCAAGAGCGAGTGAAGGACATCAGGAAACTTCTGTTATGGAAGCTGCATACCAGGTAAAAGCAACAGCGTATTGGAAAAAAAACGGATTAGATGTTACCAGCGAATGGGTTATGGATTATATGACTGGTTATGTTCCTTTTGCATGGCATTTTAATCATAGAACACAGGAACAATACCTTGAAACTCCCGCAGCTATTTATACCGGTAGTGGCATTAATCCTGATATGGAATGGAGCGATTTTGGGTTAGGATTTTTATTTGGGACAAGCATGTATGGAGAACCCATATGGCCTAATAAATATAGAACCAAAGAAGAAAATGATACCTGGGAGAGAAGGTTTGCAAGAAAGTTCTATTTAAACAGTATTCCTTATTTCTTTTTGAATAAGCATCGTCGAAAATATGTTGAAGGTGCCGGAGCTCAGCGGATAGCTTATTACGATCATGATTTAAGAGTTTCGCTTAAAGACAGTACCATCAGCAAAAATGAAGTAATACTTAGAAAGGGAAATACGATTCTTTTGCCTCCCGTATGGAAGAAAGAACCTTCCTTGGTAGCCTATAGTGGTGCCGGTATTAATGAAAAGTATCAGCTACTTGCCGATTGGAGTGCTTTTAAACGAGTGGACCTATATAAAATTACAACAGGTGGTCTGGAAAAAGTTAAAACCCTGAGTGTTAAAAATGGTTTTATAAGTTTAAATCTTGAAAAACAACAGCCTTATTTATTGAAGCCACGACTCTAAAAAGCCTGAATACCTAAATATAATTTATGATGAAGAATGAACGTATTGACCGGAGAAGATTTATCAGAAACACCTCTTCTGTGATGTTTACTGGTGCAATTTTACCTGTGCTCCCTACAGACATGGCTAAATCGGAAAGTAAAGAAGATTCTTTCGGTTTTTTAACCCTCCCTTATCTTCAAAACCTAAACCACGATATGGTAGTTGTAATGTTTATAATTAACAGCAATGCACATAGCTGGGTTGAGTTTGGAGAAAATGGTTTCGACAATATTGCATGCTCATCAAGAGATGGATTAGTAGATGCAGATATCAGGTTAAATAAAATGATATTAAAAAATCTAAAGCCGGAGACAACATACTTTTACAGGGTCGTAAGCAAGCAAATATTAAGTTTTGATCCGTATGATTTAAAGTATGGAGAAAAAATAACTTCAGAGGCTTTTAGTTTTACGACCCCTAAAAAAGATTCAGGAAGTGTTTCTTGTGTTATATTAAATGATATTCACGATCGGCCTGATTCTTTTTATG of the Zhouia spongiae genome contains:
- a CDS encoding endo-alpha-N-acetylgalactosaminidase family protein; this translates as MLIKKTIVQLFVLCLIAQNTHAQLQKFNHDYSQTLVMKMLLSIPDGKGGTKVYCNFSQALELIKKADQLTMQVPKIIYLVGWQYNGHDDKYPAMFEVNEALKRPQDTNAREGLLWLMKEARKYNTAVSLHINMTDAYEDSPLWETYVENDLISKKRSGDLLVIGNYNNRKAYQINYKREWESGWTQKRIDSLLKLLPELKNSGTIHADAWIARASEGHQETSVMEAAYQVKATAYWKKNGLDVTSEWVMDYMTGYVPFAWHFNHRTQEQYLETPAAIYTGSGINPDMEWSDFGLGFLFGTSMYGEPIWPNKYRTKEENDTWERRFARKFYLNSIPYFFLNKHRRKYVEGAGAQRIAYYDHDLRVSLKDSTISKNEVILRKGNTILLPPVWKKEPSLVAYSGAGINEKYQLLADWSAFKRVDLYKITTGGLEKVKTLSVKNGFISLNLEKQQPYLLKPRL